From a region of the Oceanibaculum nanhaiense genome:
- the pyrH gene encoding UMP kinase has product MPTQNTDEDKPLYRRVLLKISGEALMGEREYGLDPDMVSRVASEIRSVCEQGVEVSVVIGGGNIFRGVSGATTGMERATADYMGMLATVINCLAMQNALERCGVTTRVQSALHIHAVCEPYIRRRAIRHMEKGRVVIFAAGTGNPFFTTDTAAALRATEMGCDALLKATQVDGVYDSDPLKNKDAQRFETLTYLDVLSKDLKVMDASAISLARENKIPILVFSIHKHGAFRDVLCGRGRYTKITD; this is encoded by the coding sequence ATGCCCACCCAGAACACGGACGAGGACAAACCGCTCTATCGGCGGGTGCTGCTGAAGATTTCCGGCGAAGCCCTGATGGGCGAGCGGGAATACGGTCTCGATCCCGACATGGTCAGTCGCGTCGCCTCGGAAATCCGGTCGGTCTGCGAACAGGGTGTTGAAGTCAGCGTCGTCATCGGCGGCGGGAACATCTTCCGTGGCGTTTCCGGCGCCACCACCGGCATGGAACGCGCGACCGCCGACTATATGGGCATGCTGGCGACGGTCATTAACTGCCTTGCCATGCAGAACGCGCTGGAGCGTTGCGGGGTCACCACGCGGGTCCAGTCGGCGCTGCATATCCATGCGGTGTGCGAGCCCTATATCCGCCGCCGCGCCATTCGCCATATGGAAAAGGGGCGGGTGGTGATCTTCGCCGCCGGCACCGGCAATCCGTTTTTCACGACCGATACGGCGGCGGCCTTGCGCGCCACGGAGATGGGCTGCGACGCCTTGCTGAAGGCGACGCAGGTGGACGGGGTTTACGATTCCGACCCGCTGAAGAACAAGGATGCGCAGCGTTTCGAGACGCTGACCTATCTCGATGTGCTGTCCAAGGACCTGAAGGTCATGGACGCCTCGGCGATCTCGTTGGCGCGTGAGAACAAAATTCCGATATTGGTGTTTTCTATTCACAAGCATGGGGCGTTTCGAGACGTCTTGTGCGGTCGCGGACGGTACACGAAAATCACCGACTGA
- the tsf gene encoding translation elongation factor Ts yields the protein MAEITAALVKELREKTGAGMMDCKKALTETAGDLEAAVDWLRTKGLAAAAKKAGRVAAEGLVGAAAAGPKAAIVEVNSETDFVARNETFQGFVAKVAELSLSVDGNIDALKAAAYPGTGRTVEEELAHQIATIGENMNLRRTATLSVPQGVVASYIHNQVAPNLGKIAVLVAMESAGDAEKLQALGKQLAMHVAATNPASLGTDDLDPALLERERNVLIEQAKASGRADDIIQKMVEGRIRKFYEEVCFLEQVFVMDGKTKVSKVVEDAAKEIGAPVKVTGFLRFALGEGIEKEEGDFAAEVAAAAKVG from the coding sequence ATGGCCGAGATTACCGCCGCCCTCGTCAAGGAGCTTCGTGAGAAGACCGGCGCCGGCATGATGGATTGCAAGAAGGCGCTCACCGAAACCGCTGGCGATCTGGAAGCCGCAGTTGACTGGCTGCGCACCAAGGGTCTTGCCGCCGCCGCCAAGAAGGCTGGCCGGGTTGCCGCCGAAGGTCTGGTCGGCGCTGCCGCCGCCGGCCCGAAGGCCGCCATCGTCGAGGTGAATTCCGAGACCGACTTCGTCGCCCGTAACGAGACCTTCCAGGGTTTCGTCGCCAAGGTTGCCGAGCTGTCGCTGTCCGTCGATGGCAACATCGACGCGCTGAAGGCCGCCGCCTATCCGGGCACCGGCCGTACCGTCGAGGAAGAGCTGGCGCACCAGATCGCGACCATCGGCGAGAACATGAATCTGCGCCGCACCGCCACCCTGTCGGTCCCGCAGGGCGTGGTTGCCAGCTACATCCACAATCAGGTCGCGCCGAACCTCGGCAAGATCGCCGTGCTAGTCGCCATGGAATCCGCCGGTGACGCGGAAAAGCTGCAGGCGCTCGGCAAGCAGCTCGCCATGCATGTTGCGGCCACCAACCCGGCCTCGCTCGGCACCGACGATCTCGATCCGGCCCTGCTGGAGCGCGAGCGCAACGTGCTGATCGAGCAGGCCAAGGCCAGCGGCCGCGCCGACGACATCATCCAGAAAATGGTCGAGGGCCGCATCCGCAAGTTCTATGAGGAGGTCTGCTTCCTGGAGCAGGTCTTCGTCATGGATGGCAAGACCAAGGTCAGCAAGGTGGTCGAAGATGCCGCCAAGGAGATTGGCGCTCCGGTGAAGGTGACCGGCTTCCTGCGCTTCGCGCTGGGCGAAGGCATCGAAAAGGAAGAAGGCGACTTCGCGGCCGAGGTGGCTGCCGCGGCCAAGGTCGGCTGA